From a single Candidatus Delongbacteria bacterium genomic region:
- the aroC gene encoding chorismate synthase encodes MAGNSFGSLFRMTTAGESHGPAQVLILDGVPAGLELSVEDLLPDLRRRRPGQSALTTQRQEEDLPEILSGVHEGRCTGAPLTVLVRNTDARSKDYAELANVLRPGHADQAWLARYGLRDPRGGGRASARETVGRVIAGAVARKLLHTADIRVLGWVRQVGDCVCELAHPDGVSLEQVEASPVRCPDPASSARMVTLVEQCRDAGDSIGGVAEIRAWGVPAGLGEPVFDKLRADLGKALFSLPAVVGVEFGDGFASARLRGSQHNDSFVTRADGSTGTASNHHGGILGGLSSGMPIVIRCAVKPTSSIAASQRTVDTEGRPVELAITGRHDPCLLPRFIPMAEAMVLVTLADHWLRQRCARV; translated from the coding sequence ATGGCGGGCAATTCCTTCGGCAGCCTGTTCCGTATGACCACCGCGGGCGAAAGCCATGGCCCGGCCCAGGTGCTCATCCTCGATGGAGTGCCCGCTGGCCTGGAACTGTCCGTGGAGGACCTGCTGCCCGATCTGCGCCGCCGGCGCCCGGGCCAGTCCGCATTGACGACACAGCGCCAGGAAGAAGACCTGCCCGAAATTCTGTCGGGAGTGCACGAAGGGCGCTGCACGGGAGCGCCTCTGACGGTGCTGGTACGCAACACGGATGCGCGCTCGAAGGATTATGCCGAGCTGGCGAATGTGCTGCGGCCGGGACACGCCGACCAGGCCTGGCTGGCTCGTTATGGGTTGCGTGATCCGCGTGGCGGAGGCCGGGCCAGCGCGCGCGAGACGGTCGGCCGGGTGATCGCGGGCGCCGTGGCACGCAAGCTGCTGCACACCGCGGACATTCGCGTGCTGGGCTGGGTGCGGCAGGTCGGTGACTGCGTCTGCGAGCTGGCTCATCCCGATGGCGTCAGCCTGGAACAGGTGGAAGCCAGCCCCGTGCGCTGCCCGGACCCGGCAAGCTCGGCCCGGATGGTCACGCTGGTCGAGCAATGCCGTGATGCGGGGGACAGCATCGGTGGGGTGGCCGAGATCCGCGCCTGGGGAGTGCCAGCCGGGCTGGGTGAGCCGGTCTTCGACAAACTGCGCGCCGATCTGGGCAAGGCCCTTTTCAGCCTGCCCGCCGTGGTGGGTGTGGAATTCGGCGACGGCTTCGCCAGCGCGCGCCTGCGCGGCAGCCAGCACAACGACTCCTTCGTGACCCGCGCCGACGGCAGCACGGGCACCGCCAGCAATCATCACGGTGGCATCCTTGGCGGTCTCTCCAGCGGCATGCCCATCGTGATCCGCTGCGCCGTCAAGCCCACCAGTTCCATCGCCGCCAGCCAGCGCACCGTGGATACCGAGGGCCGCCCCGTGGAGCTTGCGATCACCGGACGCCACGACCCTTGCCTGCTGCCCCGCTTCATCCCCATGGCCGAGGCGATGGTGCTGGTGACCCTGGCGGATCACTGGTTGCGCCAGCGCTGCGCCCGGGTCTGA
- the moaA gene encoding GTP 3',8-cyclase MoaA, with translation MTTPDTSSVLDALARPLQDLRISLTDRCNFRCVYCMPSEVFGKDHAFLPRSELLSFEEITRLVRLVRPLGVRKVRLTGGEPLLRRDVPLLVEMLAALDLDDLAMTSNGALLARHATALARAGLKRVTVSLDSMDNAVFQRINGISFPVEQVLEGIDAAAAAGLAPIKINMVVQRGLNEDQILPMARHFHGSGHSLRFIEYMDVGASNGWKLDRVLPAARILEVLRREFELEELEPGYRGEVASRVRHTDGGGELGIISSVSKPFCRDCTRMRLSAEGKVHTCLFATTGTDLRPLLRGSASDEQLQQMIAALWNKRSDRYSELRDEDTPRDGRVEMSYIGG, from the coding sequence CTGACCACTCCCGACACATCCAGCGTTCTGGACGCTCTGGCTCGCCCCCTGCAGGATCTGCGCATCTCGCTCACGGATCGCTGCAACTTCCGCTGCGTCTATTGCATGCCCAGCGAAGTATTCGGCAAGGACCATGCCTTCCTGCCCCGCAGCGAATTGCTCTCCTTCGAGGAAATCACGCGCCTGGTGCGACTTGTACGCCCGCTGGGAGTGCGCAAGGTGCGGTTGACCGGTGGCGAGCCCCTGCTGCGCCGGGACGTGCCCCTGCTGGTTGAAATGCTTGCCGCGCTGGACCTGGACGATCTGGCCATGACCAGCAACGGAGCCCTGCTGGCGCGCCACGCCACGGCATTGGCCAGGGCAGGACTGAAGCGTGTCACGGTCAGCCTGGATTCAATGGACAACGCCGTTTTCCAGCGGATCAACGGCATCAGCTTCCCGGTGGAACAGGTGCTCGAGGGCATTGATGCGGCCGCCGCCGCGGGCCTGGCGCCCATCAAGATCAACATGGTGGTGCAGCGCGGGCTGAACGAGGACCAGATCCTGCCCATGGCTCGCCACTTCCACGGCAGTGGACACAGCCTGCGCTTCATCGAATACATGGACGTGGGCGCCAGCAACGGCTGGAAGCTGGATCGTGTCCTGCCCGCGGCCAGGATCCTTGAGGTCCTGCGTCGCGAGTTCGAGCTGGAAGAGCTGGAACCGGGCTACCGGGGAGAAGTGGCCTCCCGTGTGCGCCATACCGACGGCGGGGGCGAACTGGGCATCATTTCCAGCGTCAGCAAACCCTTCTGTCGGGACTGCACGCGCATGCGGCTCTCGGCCGAGGGCAAGGTGCACACCTGCCTCTTCGCCACCACAGGCACGGACCTGCGTCCGTTGCTGCGGGGGAGCGCGTCCGACGAGCAGCTGCAGCAAATGATCGCCGCGCTCTGGAACAAGCGGTCCGACCGCTATTCCGAATTGCGCGACGAAGACACCCCCAGGGACGGGCGGGTGGAAATGTCGTACATCGGAGGTTGA
- a CDS encoding metal-dependent hydrolase, whose protein sequence is MTATWHGHSCFEIEHPQGRLLIDPFFTGNPLARVSPADFDRLDAILVTHGHGDHIGDTVELARRSGALVVCNFEISQWMETRGVRSHGMHIGGGWQFPFGHVKLTIAHHGSTGPSGEALGNPCGIVLSAGGRRIYHSGDTGLFLDMQLIGSFPAPLDLALLPIGDNFTMGVDDAVKACQFLKAGLAIPMHYNTFPPIEADPHDFVRKVLAQGQQARVLAIGESLTLEECD, encoded by the coding sequence ATCACTGCAACCTGGCACGGCCACTCATGCTTCGAGATCGAGCACCCGCAGGGACGCCTGCTGATTGACCCCTTCTTCACGGGCAACCCGCTGGCGCGCGTGAGTCCGGCGGACTTCGACAGGCTGGACGCGATCCTCGTGACTCACGGCCACGGCGATCACATCGGTGACACGGTGGAACTGGCGCGCCGCAGCGGGGCGCTGGTGGTCTGCAACTTCGAAATCAGCCAGTGGATGGAAACCCGGGGCGTGCGCAGCCATGGCATGCATATCGGCGGAGGCTGGCAGTTTCCCTTCGGCCACGTCAAGCTGACCATTGCCCATCATGGCTCCACGGGGCCTTCGGGCGAAGCCCTGGGCAATCCCTGCGGCATCGTGCTCAGCGCGGGCGGCCGCAGGATCTATCACAGCGGTGACACAGGCCTGTTTCTGGACATGCAGCTCATCGGCTCCTTTCCCGCCCCCCTCGACCTGGCCCTGCTGCCCATCGGCGACAACTTCACCATGGGCGTGGACGATGCGGTCAAGGCCTGCCAGTTCCTCAAGGCCGGACTGGCGATTCCCATGCACTACAACACATTTCCTCCCATCGAAGCCGACCCTCACGATTTTGTCCGCAAGGTGCTGGCCCAGGGTCAGCAGGCCCGCGTGCTGGCGATTGGCGAAAGTCTCACCCTTGAGGAGTGTGATTGA
- a CDS encoding thioredoxin domain-containing protein has protein sequence MISTLNRLQFESSPYLLQHRHNPVDWYPWGEEAFARARELDRPLFVSIGYSTCHWCHVMEHESFADPDIAALMNRLLVCVKIDREERPDLDEYFMHHCQLLTGSGGWPLTVVLTPTGEVFYAGTYFPPRTRHGRMGMHDLVPRLAQAWREDRTHVLESVSQIQAAIEESSKQRPGLRPGNELQTMAAELLLKRHDPLWGGFGDAPRFPTAQNLQLLLQLCRHRPDRFRLEAVERTLQEMRRGGIFDQLGLGWHRYSTDKEWRVPHFEKMLYDQALLVPVYLEAWRQTERPFYRQVVRETCDYVIQNLLQPNGGFRSAEDADSEGEEGRFHVWTHQQLHSVLGAEGTRALASVLDLPAGGNWQGESGHEADLWVLRLPGGPGTLLEDEVLPSAQSRELFAVLRPRLLEARERRPRPFMDDKVLADWNGMMLSAMAQAAWSLNDPGYLAVARDTAHFLLDSLRDPAGHWLRRWRDGQAGIAAQQLDLAALCSGFLDLYTADGDPTWLEQARGLQEIQDRDFLDSEQGGYWICSQLDSTLPIRRKEFHDGALPSGNSLALENLVRLGRLCGDDELLDRAEALVALAHANHPLAMGSANRLLCGLDELRRPRREIVLWGDPSHERTHALLEVVRRRWQPGQVLHRLHSGQSERLCRLAPWLEDLAVQAPTHPMVFVCQNHSCALPCGDPEELEGKLA, from the coding sequence ATGATTTCCACCCTCAATCGCCTGCAATTCGAGAGCAGCCCCTATCTGCTGCAGCATCGCCACAACCCCGTGGACTGGTATCCCTGGGGTGAAGAAGCTTTCGCCCGCGCGCGCGAGCTGGATCGCCCGCTCTTCGTTTCCATTGGATACAGCACCTGCCACTGGTGCCATGTGATGGAACACGAAAGTTTCGCCGATCCGGATATTGCCGCGCTGATGAACCGGCTGCTGGTCTGCGTGAAGATCGACCGGGAAGAACGTCCCGATCTGGACGAGTACTTCATGCATCACTGCCAGCTGCTCACCGGTTCGGGAGGGTGGCCGCTGACGGTCGTGCTCACGCCGACGGGCGAGGTGTTCTACGCGGGTACCTATTTTCCGCCCAGGACCCGTCACGGACGGATGGGCATGCACGACCTGGTGCCACGTCTGGCCCAGGCCTGGCGCGAGGATCGCACACACGTGCTGGAATCCGTGAGCCAGATCCAGGCGGCCATCGAGGAAAGCTCGAAGCAGCGGCCGGGACTGCGACCGGGCAATGAGTTGCAGACCATGGCCGCCGAGCTGCTGCTGAAGCGCCACGATCCACTCTGGGGCGGCTTCGGCGACGCCCCGCGATTTCCCACAGCACAGAACCTGCAGCTGCTGCTGCAGCTTTGCCGCCACCGTCCCGACCGTTTCCGGCTGGAGGCGGTGGAGCGCACTCTGCAGGAAATGCGGCGCGGCGGAATCTTTGACCAGCTGGGCCTGGGCTGGCATCGCTACTCCACCGACAAGGAGTGGCGTGTGCCACACTTCGAGAAGATGCTCTATGACCAGGCGCTGCTGGTGCCCGTGTACCTGGAGGCCTGGCGTCAGACCGAGCGCCCATTCTACCGCCAGGTGGTGCGCGAGACCTGTGACTATGTGATCCAGAATCTTCTGCAGCCCAATGGGGGGTTCCGCTCCGCCGAAGATGCCGACAGCGAAGGCGAAGAAGGTCGGTTCCATGTCTGGACGCACCAGCAGCTCCACAGCGTGCTGGGCGCGGAAGGAACCCGGGCATTGGCCAGCGTGCTGGATCTGCCGGCCGGTGGCAACTGGCAGGGCGAGAGCGGACATGAAGCGGACCTTTGGGTGTTGCGCCTGCCGGGTGGGCCGGGAACCCTCCTCGAGGACGAGGTCCTGCCCTCCGCGCAGTCCCGCGAACTGTTCGCTGTGCTGCGCCCCCGGCTGCTCGAGGCTCGCGAACGGCGCCCGCGGCCCTTCATGGACGACAAGGTGCTGGCCGACTGGAACGGGATGATGCTGTCCGCCATGGCCCAGGCCGCCTGGAGCCTGAACGATCCCGGTTATCTGGCCGTCGCCCGGGACACGGCCCACTTCCTGCTCGACTCGCTGCGTGATCCAGCGGGACACTGGCTGAGGCGCTGGCGCGACGGTCAGGCGGGCATCGCGGCCCAGCAACTCGATCTTGCCGCTCTGTGCTCGGGTTTCCTGGATCTGTATACGGCCGACGGAGATCCCACGTGGCTCGAACAGGCCCGCGGCCTGCAGGAGATTCAGGACCGCGACTTCCTGGACTCCGAACAGGGCGGGTACTGGATCTGCAGCCAGCTGGACAGCACACTCCCGATCCGGCGCAAGGAGTTTCACGATGGCGCCCTGCCCTCGGGCAATTCTCTGGCGCTTGAGAATCTGGTGCGCCTGGGCCGTCTTTGTGGAGATGACGAGCTGCTGGACCGGGCCGAAGCGCTGGTTGCGCTGGCACACGCCAACCATCCCCTGGCGATGGGCTCGGCCAATCGACTGCTCTGCGGGCTGGACGAGCTGCGCCGCCCGCGCCGTGAAATCGTGCTCTGGGGAGACCCCAGTCACGAGCGGACACACGCGCTGCTCGAGGTTGTCCGTAGACGCTGGCAGCCGGGGCAGGTGCTGCATCGTCTGCATTCCGGCCAGAGTGAGCGTCTGTGCAGACTCGCACCCTGGCTGGAGGATCTGGCGGTTCAGGCACCCACACATCCAATGGTATTCGTGTGCCAGAACCACTCCTGCGCCCTGCCCTGCGGCGATCCGGAAGAGCTGGAAGGAAAACTGGCCTGA
- a CDS encoding phosphoribosylanthranilate isomerase, with protein sequence MKICCISSAQEARLAVAAGAHALGLVSNMPSGPGVISESCIARIAAQVPPPVRCFLLTASLDLETIVAQQRSTGCDVIQLVSPVPPGLLEELRQALPGIGLVPVVHVQGPESLDEARELERAGARLILLDSGNPGARVPELGGTGRVHDWALSRRIREELSVPVLLAGGLTPENVATAVERVGPFGLDLCSGVRRGGALDPERLQAFFRALPRC encoded by the coding sequence ATCAAGATCTGCTGCATATCCAGCGCCCAGGAGGCCCGCCTGGCCGTGGCGGCGGGCGCGCACGCCCTGGGGCTGGTGTCCAACATGCCCTCGGGTCCGGGAGTGATTTCCGAATCGTGCATCGCGCGCATCGCCGCGCAGGTGCCGCCCCCGGTGCGCTGTTTCCTGCTGACGGCCTCGCTCGATCTGGAGACGATCGTGGCCCAGCAACGCAGCACGGGCTGCGATGTGATCCAATTGGTCAGTCCCGTGCCTCCCGGCCTGCTGGAGGAGCTGAGGCAGGCTTTGCCCGGCATCGGGCTGGTTCCGGTCGTGCACGTGCAGGGGCCCGAGTCACTGGACGAGGCCCGGGAGCTTGAAAGGGCGGGCGCGCGCCTGATCCTGCTGGATTCGGGCAATCCGGGAGCGCGTGTCCCCGAACTGGGCGGCACCGGCCGGGTACATGACTGGGCCCTCAGCCGCCGGATTCGTGAGGAGCTGTCGGTGCCCGTCCTGCTGGCCGGGGGCCTCACTCCGGAGAATGTTGCCACGGCCGTGGAGCGGGTGGGGCCCTTTGGCCTCGATCTGTGCAGCGGAGTACGCCGCGGTGGCGCTCTGGACCCCGAACGGCTTCAGGCGTTTTTCCGGGCCTTGCCCCGCTGCTGA
- a CDS encoding ferrochelatase: MCPADSRFGSDTQSWLDLLEDSDRWLRERSGWASLQPERERASDLVSMSRVALTPDDAPELCHTFARGLAHLVRQQAEHFPHNIFCDLDFLCASLLQQARASDEACADLERSFGLLEELNAAFGRHSTIRFRYLHDFLYGWDWARWVARDPDSRRLLGPFSTPFLENLLERGQELQQLIARQDARYHRLEAGHFRNPFGFVREPKEECLLHGTLARRGMIPLEAWRAETQPEWNRPYGETRATVARELGLERTR, encoded by the coding sequence ATGTGTCCCGCTGATTCCCGATTCGGTTCCGATACCCAGTCCTGGCTTGACCTGCTGGAAGACAGTGACCGCTGGTTGAGGGAACGCTCCGGCTGGGCCAGTCTGCAACCGGAGCGAGAACGGGCCAGCGATCTGGTGAGCATGAGCCGGGTGGCTCTGACTCCCGACGATGCGCCCGAACTGTGTCACACCTTCGCCCGCGGTCTGGCACATCTGGTTCGCCAGCAGGCCGAGCACTTTCCTCACAACATCTTCTGCGATCTGGACTTCCTCTGCGCCTCACTGCTGCAGCAGGCGCGCGCCAGCGACGAGGCCTGCGCGGATCTGGAGCGGAGTTTCGGCCTGCTGGAAGAACTGAACGCAGCCTTCGGTCGCCACTCCACCATCCGCTTTCGCTATCTGCACGACTTCCTCTATGGGTGGGACTGGGCCCGCTGGGTCGCGCGTGATCCAGATTCCCGACGGCTGCTGGGCCCGTTCTCCACGCCCTTCCTGGAAAATCTGCTCGAGCGCGGGCAGGAACTGCAGCAGCTGATCGCCCGTCAGGACGCGCGCTATCATCGCCTGGAAGCCGGTCATTTCCGCAATCCGTTCGGATTCGTGCGGGAGCCGAAGGAAGAGTGTCTGCTTCACGGCACATTGGCCCGGCGCGGCATGATCCCGCTGGAAGCATGGCGCGCGGAGACGCAGCCCGAATGGAACAGGCCCTACGGCGAGACCCGTGCCACTGTGGCCCGGGAACTGGGGCTGGAACGCACGCGCTGA
- a CDS encoding SDR family NAD(P)-dependent oxidoreductase → MDFQNKLAVVTGGGGFLGTAVVRDLLESGARVAVPLYHEEEGDRLRDALGSLEPNLLATVCDLSSEQATMAWFAGLGPRLDLLACIAGGFAWSPIEDSDASTLERMLSMNLHSVYNSVRAALPLFGAAGGGRIVTVGALPALNGGGANMSAYVASKGALLSLTRALAEELLPQSITVNAIVPTIIDTPTNRASMPDADTGKWLAPADIARVIHFLAGPDARLVTGSALSLAL, encoded by the coding sequence ATGGACTTTCAGAACAAGCTGGCCGTGGTCACGGGTGGCGGAGGCTTCCTGGGCACTGCCGTGGTGCGTGACCTGCTGGAATCGGGTGCCCGGGTGGCGGTTCCCCTCTATCACGAGGAAGAAGGCGACCGCCTGCGTGACGCTCTGGGGTCGCTTGAGCCCAACCTGCTCGCCACGGTCTGTGATCTGTCCAGCGAACAGGCCACCATGGCGTGGTTCGCCGGGCTGGGGCCGCGGTTGGACCTGCTGGCCTGCATTGCGGGTGGGTTTGCCTGGAGCCCCATCGAGGACAGCGATGCCAGCACCCTCGAGCGCATGTTGTCAATGAACCTGCATTCCGTGTACAACAGCGTGCGCGCCGCGCTGCCGCTCTTCGGCGCGGCCGGCGGGGGGCGCATCGTCACGGTGGGCGCACTGCCCGCCCTGAATGGTGGTGGCGCCAACATGAGCGCCTACGTCGCCAGCAAGGGCGCCCTGCTCAGCCTGACTCGCGCCCTGGCCGAGGAACTGCTGCCGCAGAGCATCACGGTAAACGCGATCGTGCCCACCATCATCGACACCCCGACCAACCGTGCCTCGATGCCCGATGCCGATACCGGCAAGTGGCTGGCTCCCGCGGACATCGCCCGGGTGATCCACTTTCTGGCGGGTCCCGATGCCCGGCTGGTCACGGGGTCCGCGCTCAGCCTGGCCCTGTGA
- a CDS encoding fatty acid desaturase, which yields MSQDKPPINWKTTLFLLATFLISVIGVPWFISRYGFHAFDLVHFLVMAYATGLAITVGYHRLFAHRSFQARKAVRVITGLFAAATFENSILTWASEHRYHHKYVDRDGFPYDPYNINKGFFHAHMGWLLREQSPKMDRSNVADLEKDPFVRWQDRHIHALMISMGLLLPTLVGVIQGLLSGRPLFQAALAGFLFGGVARVVFVHHGTFFINSLCHFLGRRPYDSGTTARDSGLVAFFTYGEGYHNYHHTFPGDYRNGIRAWHFDPGKWVIWLLEKTRLAWSLKRVPEETVQMARLREQRRRLEHSLTTRLEDLRSQASEMLLGLEQRLELLHARARQLWSEHHALRSQPRVERRPRLQELKREARQLRLEFMAELANWQQAAAALRATA from the coding sequence ATGTCCCAGGACAAACCCCCCATCAACTGGAAAACCACCCTCTTCCTCTTGGCCACCTTCCTGATCAGCGTGATCGGAGTGCCATGGTTCATTTCCAGATACGGCTTCCATGCCTTCGATCTCGTCCATTTTCTGGTCATGGCCTACGCCACCGGTCTGGCGATCACCGTGGGCTATCACCGACTCTTCGCCCACCGCAGTTTCCAGGCCCGCAAGGCGGTGCGTGTGATCACGGGGCTGTTCGCGGCCGCCACCTTCGAGAATTCGATTCTCACCTGGGCCAGCGAGCACCGCTACCATCACAAGTACGTCGACCGGGACGGCTTCCCCTACGATCCCTACAACATCAACAAGGGCTTCTTTCACGCTCACATGGGCTGGCTGCTGCGCGAGCAGAGCCCGAAGATGGACCGCAGCAATGTGGCCGATCTGGAGAAGGATCCCTTCGTGCGCTGGCAGGACCGGCACATCCATGCGCTGATGATTTCCATGGGCCTGCTGCTGCCGACTCTGGTGGGCGTGATCCAGGGACTGCTCAGCGGGCGTCCGCTGTTCCAGGCCGCGCTGGCGGGTTTCCTCTTCGGAGGGGTGGCGCGCGTGGTCTTCGTGCATCACGGCACCTTCTTCATCAACAGTCTCTGCCACTTCCTGGGCCGCCGCCCCTACGACAGCGGCACCACGGCCCGGGACAGCGGCCTGGTGGCCTTCTTCACCTACGGCGAAGGCTATCACAATTACCACCACACCTTCCCCGGCGACTATCGCAACGGCATCCGGGCCTGGCATTTCGATCCGGGCAAGTGGGTGATCTGGCTGCTCGAGAAGACCCGCCTGGCCTGGAGCCTGAAGCGTGTGCCCGAGGAGACCGTGCAGATGGCCCGCCTCAGGGAGCAGCGCCGCCGCCTGGAACACAGCCTGACCACCCGGCTGGAAGATCTGCGCAGCCAGGCCAGCGAGATGCTGCTGGGGCTGGAACAGCGCCTCGAGTTGCTGCACGCGCGCGCCCGCCAGCTCTGGAGCGAGCATCACGCACTCAGAAGCCAGCCCCGGGTCGAGCGTCGCCCGCGTCTCCAGGAACTGAAGCGCGAGGCCCGTCAATTGCGCCTGGAGTTCATGGCCGAACTGGCCAACTGGCAACAGGCCGCCGCCGCCCTTCGCGCGACCGCCTGA
- a CDS encoding prenyltransferase: MNLMQSTAREELPRRPPLAQCWRAALRPASLPKILLPIGVGVALALAGHAPHPVSGILLVSLAGLLLQAAIVLLNDLADADADREHMLRHPSSLGPRVIPLGWLSPRAVGLAGSAALLAFAFFTQLREATGGAHSLGLLAVAAMLLPLLYSFPPARLNYRGGGELLETFGVGLLLPWLGWGYCGLPLGDYPLLWSLPALGLAASSALGSGLGHVAMDRHTGKRTLAVLLGPRRVARLALLLLGTVITGLSLFLHSRSDLPALQWAMALALPVFTLLPSVRMLVQSADMPARAHSTLADAVLKAFKLAQKQVLLLCWLALILLARVFG; the protein is encoded by the coding sequence ATGAATCTAATGCAAAGCACAGCGAGGGAGGAACTCCCCCGGCGACCTCCGCTCGCGCAATGCTGGCGTGCCGCCCTGCGTCCGGCGTCGCTGCCCAAGATTCTGCTGCCGATCGGGGTGGGAGTGGCGCTGGCTCTGGCCGGACATGCCCCGCACCCGGTTTCGGGGATCCTGCTGGTGAGCCTCGCGGGTCTGCTGCTGCAGGCGGCCATCGTGCTGCTCAACGATCTGGCCGATGCGGACGCGGATCGCGAGCACATGCTGCGTCATCCGTCCAGTCTGGGCCCCCGGGTGATCCCGCTGGGCTGGCTCTCCCCAAGGGCCGTGGGCCTGGCCGGCAGCGCTGCCCTGCTGGCATTCGCCTTCTTCACCCAGCTGCGTGAAGCCACCGGCGGGGCCCACAGCCTGGGTCTGCTGGCCGTGGCCGCCATGCTGCTGCCCCTGCTCTACAGTTTTCCTCCGGCACGATTGAACTACCGAGGCGGAGGAGAACTGCTGGAGACCTTCGGAGTGGGCCTGCTGCTGCCCTGGCTGGGGTGGGGGTATTGCGGGCTTCCGCTGGGCGACTATCCCCTGCTCTGGAGCCTGCCCGCGCTCGGTCTGGCGGCTTCATCGGCCCTGGGCAGCGGGCTGGGGCATGTGGCCATGGACCGCCATACGGGCAAACGCACCCTGGCGGTGCTGCTGGGGCCACGCCGAGTGGCAAGGTTGGCCTTGCTTCTGCTGGGAACGGTCATCACGGGCCTGTCGCTGTTCCTTCATTCCCGCAGCGATCTGCCTGCGCTGCAATGGGCCATGGCACTGGCACTGCCGGTGTTCACGCTCCTGCCTTCGGTCCGCATGCTGGTCCAGTCCGCCGATATGCCCGCGCGCGCCCATTCCACGCTTGCCGACGCGGTGCTCAAGGCTTTCAAACTTGCCCAGAAGCAGGTGTTGCTGCTCTGCTGGCTGGCATTGATCCTGCTGGCGCGTGTTTTTGGCTGA
- the mnmA gene encoding tRNA 2-thiouridine(34) synthase MnmA, producing MRDTAVLLSGGVDSSVALRLLQRAGGHRLTAWYLKIWLQEELAFLGDCPWEDDLDAARAVCQQAGVPLEVLPLQKEYWERVVSYVLDELRAGGTPSPDLLCNERIKFGAFLDCLGQPEALVASGHYARLDHEGDRLRLLRSPDPVKDQSYFLARMAPAQLARCLFPVGHLHKHEVRALAEEFQLPNRARPDSQGICFLGKIRYSEFVRHHLGVKEGPIVEWETGTRKGTHQGFWYHTIGQRKGLRLHGGPWYVVGKDPVENVVFISRQEYLMDHAASRFRAGQAQWLGPVPGEESLHCKVRHGPSLPACRLRPLADEGWLVELERPDTGLAPGQFVVFYRGEECLGSAVIQQVETPGLSD from the coding sequence ATGCGGGACACGGCGGTGCTGTTGTCGGGGGGAGTGGACAGTTCGGTGGCCCTGCGCCTGTTGCAGAGGGCTGGCGGGCATCGGCTGACCGCCTGGTACCTGAAGATCTGGCTGCAGGAAGAGCTGGCTTTCCTGGGGGACTGCCCCTGGGAGGACGATCTGGACGCCGCGCGTGCCGTCTGTCAGCAGGCCGGCGTGCCGCTGGAAGTGCTGCCACTCCAGAAGGAATACTGGGAACGCGTGGTCAGTTATGTCCTGGACGAACTGCGTGCCGGCGGCACCCCCAGCCCCGACCTGCTCTGCAACGAGCGGATCAAGTTCGGTGCCTTCCTGGACTGCCTGGGACAACCCGAGGCCCTGGTCGCCAGCGGTCACTATGCCCGCCTGGACCACGAAGGCGACCGCCTGCGATTGTTGCGTTCTCCCGACCCGGTCAAGGACCAGAGTTACTTTCTGGCCCGGATGGCTCCGGCCCAGCTCGCCCGTTGCCTGTTTCCGGTGGGGCACCTGCACAAGCACGAGGTGCGCGCCCTGGCCGAGGAATTCCAGCTGCCGAATCGGGCTCGCCCCGACAGCCAGGGCATCTGTTTTCTGGGCAAGATCCGCTACTCCGAATTCGTGCGTCATCACCTGGGGGTGAAGGAAGGGCCGATCGTGGAGTGGGAGACCGGTACGCGCAAGGGCACGCATCAGGGTTTCTGGTATCACACCATCGGCCAGCGCAAGGGGCTGCGCCTGCACGGAGGCCCATGGTACGTGGTGGGCAAGGACCCGGTCGAGAACGTGGTCTTCATCAGTCGTCAGGAGTACCTGATGGATCACGCGGCCAGCCGCTTCCGGGCCGGTCAGGCCCAGTGGCTGGGTCCGGTCCCCGGGGAGGAAAGCCTGCATTGCAAGGTGCGTCATGGCCCCTCCTTGCCCGCCTGCCGCCTGCGCCCTCTGGCCGACGAAGGTTGGCTGGTGGAGCTGGAGCGCCCCGACACGGGACTGGCACCGGGGCAGTTCGTGGTGTTCTACAGGGGAGAGGAGTGCCTGGGCTCGGCCGTGATCCAGCAGGTGGAGACCCCGGGACTGTCGGATTGA